The Candidatus Sericytochromatia bacterium sequence TGTCAAACGATTCATCGTTGGCGTGAGCAGTCAACACTGAGGTGTCCGTGGTAAGCGCCAGCGCTGGCAACCCCCTTCGCACGCGCCGCAGATCCAGTCGACAAACAAATTCCGCAGCAAGGTGCTGACAATCTGCAGCACTGCCTCCATTGCCGCAGATCAACAGCTTGTGCCCCCTAATGAAGGCATCGGCAATCAACGTCGCGGCCTCCAAGACCGAATCCAAGGAGGTCTCAAGCGTGCGCTGCTTCAACGCCGCACTGGCCAGAAAATGCTCGATGACACTCTGTTTGGCAGCTTCAATCACGGGATTCAGCGAGCGCCCCCTGGGG is a genomic window containing:
- a CDS encoding SIS domain-containing protein, which codes for MIEAAKQSVIEHFLASAALKQRTLETSLDSVLEAATLIADAFIRGHKLLICGNGGSAADCQHLAAEFVCRLDLRRVRRGLPALALTTDTSVLTAHANDESFDTVFARQVEALGSPGDVLLGISTSGRSVNVALALQEACRMKMRGVLLAGETLDRSMSADVFVVVPSSSTQLIQETFLSIEHSLVALVERIMFPNL